Proteins encoded together in one Catellatospora citrea window:
- the galE gene encoding UDP-glucose 4-epimerase GalE produces the protein MYWMVTGGAGYIGAHVVHALLAAGSQVVVVDDLSTGKAERLPAEVPLARVDVCDPAAFAAVVARYRPVGVIHLAARKDVAESIRLPLRYYRDNLDGLRSVLEAVVTHGVEHVLFSSSAAVYGTPLQAGPVPETAQTRPENAYGRTKLVGEWLLRDTAAGANLRWAALRYFNVAGAAAPELRDTGLTNLVPRLLDAARQGSAAILHGGDYPTRDGSAIRDYVHVRDVADAHVHAAFALVDGSLTADVLNVGRGVGVSVLEMITAVGHRYGPLPYFVGPRRAGDPAEVVAQVDEISTRLGWTARFGLDDIVRSAAGDCSLAAV, from the coding sequence ATGTATTGGATGGTGACCGGCGGCGCCGGTTATATCGGCGCGCACGTCGTACACGCTCTGCTCGCCGCAGGGTCGCAGGTCGTCGTCGTCGACGACCTTTCCACCGGGAAGGCTGAGCGCCTACCGGCAGAGGTTCCACTGGCCCGCGTCGACGTATGCGACCCGGCCGCATTCGCCGCGGTGGTCGCCCGCTACCGCCCGGTCGGCGTCATCCATCTGGCGGCCCGCAAAGACGTCGCCGAATCGATCCGGCTTCCGCTGCGCTATTACCGCGACAACCTCGACGGGCTGCGATCGGTGCTCGAGGCGGTGGTCACCCACGGCGTCGAGCACGTGCTGTTCTCCTCCAGCGCCGCCGTCTACGGCACGCCGCTGCAGGCCGGGCCGGTCCCGGAGACCGCGCAGACCCGGCCGGAGAACGCGTACGGCCGGACCAAGCTCGTCGGCGAGTGGCTGCTGCGCGACACGGCCGCCGGCGCGAACCTGCGCTGGGCCGCGCTGCGCTACTTCAACGTCGCCGGCGCGGCCGCGCCCGAGCTACGCGACACCGGCCTGACCAACCTCGTCCCCAGGCTCCTGGACGCGGCCCGGCAGGGCAGCGCGGCGATCCTGCACGGCGGGGACTACCCGACCCGCGACGGCAGCGCGATCCGCGACTACGTGCACGTGCGCGACGTCGCCGACGCCCACGTACATGCCGCCTTCGCGCTGGTCGACGGCTCCCTCACGGCCGATGTGCTGAACGTCGGCCGAGGCGTGGGCGTCTCGGTGCTGGAGATGATCACCGCCGTCGGCCACCGGTACGGCCCCCTGCCCTACTTCGTCGGCCCGCGCCGCGCCGGCGACCCCGCAGAGGTCGTCGCCCAGGTCGACGAGATCTCGACGCGGCTGGGCTGGACCGCGCGCTTCGGACTCGACGACATCGTCCGCTCCGCCGCCGGTGACTGCAGCCTGGCCGCCGTCTGA
- a CDS encoding spherulation-specific family 4 protein yields the protein MTTLLPLYVHPLVDPDAWQAVAAAGPSVTAIVNVHDGPGEMIDEAYLDATALLQAAHVPMLGYVDLGYLQRSENAITRDLTAWHRYPVDGVFFDQAPTDRTALDAVARHAEQTGGMVVLNPGTRPHRDYAQLADLICTFEGPWRSHRRLFDAPDWPNAAHLIYGVPAAELADAHARLADLAAGGLVSDLDLPLPYCGVPSWLRTAAVSR from the coding sequence ATGACAACGCTGCTGCCGCTGTACGTCCACCCGCTGGTCGACCCGGACGCCTGGCAGGCCGTAGCCGCCGCCGGCCCGTCCGTCACCGCCATCGTCAACGTCCACGACGGACCCGGCGAGATGATCGACGAGGCATACCTCGACGCCACCGCACTGCTACAGGCAGCTCACGTCCCGATGCTCGGCTACGTGGACCTCGGCTACCTGCAGCGCAGCGAGAACGCGATAACCCGGGACCTGACGGCGTGGCACCGATACCCCGTCGACGGCGTCTTCTTCGACCAGGCACCGACCGACAGGACCGCGCTGGACGCCGTCGCCCGGCACGCAGAACAGACCGGCGGCATGGTCGTGCTGAACCCGGGCACGCGCCCACACCGCGACTACGCCCAGCTCGCCGACCTCATCTGCACCTTCGAAGGACCCTGGCGAAGCCACCGCCGGCTGTTCGACGCACCCGACTGGCCCAACGCGGCACACCTGATCTACGGCGTACCGGCCGCGGAGCTCGCCGACGCGCACGCCCGGCTGGCCGACCTCGCCGCCGGCGGCCTCGTCTCCGACCTCGACCTGCCGCTGCCCTACTGCGGCGTGCCGTCGTGGCTGCGCACGGCCGCGGTGAGCCGGTGA
- the argC gene encoding N-acetyl-gamma-glutamyl-phosphate reductase has product MLRVTVVGAGGYIGGELLRLLLGHPEIEVAGAVSSRFAGKRIDGVHPNLRSVTDLSFCAAEAVGECDAVFLALPHRVAMTQMDHWIQRSKLVVDMTGDFRLDDTEVFQRYYGEEHLAPQLLADFVPGLPELYRERLRAADLISVPGCMATAGVLALYPLVAHDLIDLQQGAQFDARTGSSGSGATAGPANLHAERSGAMRVFAPTRHRHEAEISRHLGLPAAMTATGVEAVRGVQTIGHATLRPGVDERTVRRAFREQYAKEPFVRVVAHQRGIFRYPEPKILLGSNFCDVGYALDADTGRLTVIGALDNLVKGGAGNALQCFNIRMGLPETLGLTFPGLHPL; this is encoded by the coding sequence ATGCTGCGGGTGACGGTTGTCGGCGCGGGCGGTTACATCGGCGGCGAGCTGCTGCGGCTGCTGCTGGGACATCCCGAGATCGAGGTGGCGGGCGCGGTCTCGTCGCGTTTCGCGGGCAAGCGGATCGACGGTGTGCATCCGAATCTGCGGTCGGTCACCGACCTGTCGTTCTGCGCGGCCGAAGCGGTCGGCGAGTGCGACGCGGTGTTCCTGGCGCTGCCGCACCGGGTGGCGATGACCCAGATGGATCACTGGATCCAGCGGTCCAAGCTCGTCGTCGACATGACCGGGGACTTCCGGCTCGATGACACCGAGGTCTTCCAGCGCTACTACGGCGAGGAGCATCTGGCCCCGCAGCTGCTGGCCGACTTCGTGCCGGGCCTGCCCGAGCTGTACCGCGAGCGCCTGCGTGCCGCGGACCTGATCAGCGTTCCCGGGTGCATGGCCACCGCCGGCGTGCTCGCCCTGTACCCGCTGGTGGCGCACGATCTCATCGATCTGCAGCAGGGCGCCCAGTTCGACGCCCGGACCGGTTCCAGCGGCTCGGGTGCCACCGCCGGCCCGGCCAACCTGCACGCCGAACGCAGCGGCGCCATGCGCGTGTTCGCGCCGACCCGGCACCGGCACGAAGCCGAGATCTCCCGGCACCTGGGACTGCCGGCCGCGATGACCGCCACGGGGGTCGAAGCGGTCCGCGGAGTCCAGACCATCGGTCACGCCACCCTGCGCCCCGGCGTGGACGAACGCACGGTGCGCCGGGCGTTCCGTGAGCAGTACGCCAAGGAGCCGTTCGTGCGCGTCGTGGCACACCAGCGCGGCATCTTCCGCTACCCCGAACCGAAGATCCTGCTGGGGTCGAACTTCTGCGACGTCGGCTACGCCCTCGACGCGGACACCGGTCGCCTGACCGTCATCGGAGCCCTGGACAACCTCGTCAAGGGTGGCGCCGGCAACGCCCTGCAGTGCTTCAACATCCGCATGGGCCTACCCGAGACCCTCGGGCTGACCTTCCCCGGCCTGCACCCCCTGTGA
- a CDS encoding VOC family protein: MATRLVQINMKARDDDALGGFWAQALGWAVSSEEPGVTNLEPEGFVYPDPVAVVVDLIASPEPKTVKNRVHLDLAATSAAHQAELVARLTELGATPADVGQGDVPWTVMADPEGNEFCVLDSLYGDTGPIATVVVDCADPRVMARFWGHAMDWTLHKETDDHAVLRSATGVGPYLQFLRVPDVKTTWNRVHLDVRPYPGDDLAAESARLQALGATALDVGVPWTVLADPEGNEFCLLTPA, encoded by the coding sequence ATGGCAACGCGGCTTGTACAGATCAACATGAAGGCTCGGGACGATGACGCGCTCGGTGGTTTCTGGGCGCAGGCGCTCGGCTGGGCGGTCTCCAGCGAGGAACCCGGCGTGACCAATCTTGAACCTGAGGGCTTCGTCTACCCCGACCCCGTTGCCGTCGTTGTCGACCTCATCGCCTCCCCGGAACCCAAGACGGTGAAGAACCGGGTACACCTCGACCTGGCCGCCACCTCGGCGGCCCACCAGGCGGAGCTGGTCGCGCGCCTGACCGAGCTGGGCGCCACACCCGCCGACGTCGGCCAGGGCGACGTCCCGTGGACGGTCATGGCAGACCCGGAAGGCAACGAGTTCTGCGTGCTGGACTCCCTGTACGGCGATACCGGACCGATCGCGACGGTCGTGGTCGACTGCGCCGACCCGCGTGTCATGGCCCGCTTCTGGGGGCACGCCATGGACTGGACCCTGCACAAGGAGACCGACGACCACGCGGTACTGCGCTCCGCCACGGGCGTCGGTCCGTACCTGCAGTTCCTGCGCGTGCCCGACGTGAAGACCACCTGGAACCGCGTCCATCTCGACGTGCGCCCATACCCGGGTGACGACCTGGCGGCCGAGTCGGCCAGACTGCAGGCTCTCGGCGCCACCGCCCTCGACGTGGGTGTCCCGTGGACGGTCCTCGCCGATCCGGAAGGCAACGAGTTCTGCCTGCTCACTCCCGCCTGA
- a CDS encoding ATP-grasp domain-containing protein → MKSVLILSWISIGNVAPAVKAVRARDLRPVLVSESPDDPNAALCDDHVVFDWDGDDLSTLADRLDERGIVPVAVVNMVEKLISWNIAIAAHYGLPGGDAGRHVLASKTLVRDHMQTLGLSAIKYSADPAAVDFFPVIIKPTRVSGASHLVSRADNPAELAAYQKYLTDRGSADIEMIIEEYLPGTEFSVDGPVVDGRFHPVLAVEKPDHDDVKHHDAGLEFHPPQQDHVREGVRELCETISTLCTDLRLDQLWLHFEGRSTEQGRTELIEINPRPGGGQIPKAVQVLTGMDPFAAVLSMALGEFTLERPEPLRLEPMIGWMDVEADEYGTVEVRTTEDELLALPGVIGIKLLNGLHATSDKENFFLSFAVTADSVSELRAHAATVLATLDYRVLP, encoded by the coding sequence ATGAAATCCGTGCTCATCCTCTCCTGGATATCCATCGGCAACGTGGCCCCCGCCGTCAAAGCGGTTCGGGCCCGTGATCTGCGACCGGTGCTGGTCTCCGAATCGCCGGACGACCCCAATGCCGCGCTCTGCGACGACCATGTCGTGTTCGACTGGGACGGCGACGACCTGTCGACCCTCGCCGACCGGCTCGACGAACGTGGCATCGTGCCCGTCGCCGTCGTGAACATGGTCGAGAAGCTGATCTCCTGGAACATCGCGATCGCCGCGCACTACGGCCTGCCCGGCGGCGACGCCGGCCGCCACGTGCTGGCGAGCAAGACGCTGGTCCGCGACCACATGCAGACCCTGGGCCTGTCCGCCATCAAGTACAGCGCCGACCCGGCGGCGGTGGACTTCTTCCCCGTCATCATCAAGCCCACCCGCGTATCCGGGGCCTCGCACCTGGTCAGCCGGGCGGACAACCCGGCAGAGCTGGCCGCCTACCAGAAGTACCTGACCGACCGCGGTTCCGCCGACATCGAGATGATCATCGAGGAGTACCTGCCCGGCACCGAGTTCTCCGTGGACGGCCCGGTGGTCGACGGCCGCTTCCACCCGGTGCTCGCGGTCGAGAAGCCCGACCACGACGACGTCAAGCACCACGACGCCGGACTCGAGTTCCACCCGCCCCAGCAGGATCACGTGCGCGAAGGTGTGCGCGAGCTGTGCGAGACGATCAGCACGCTGTGCACCGATCTTCGCCTCGACCAGCTCTGGCTGCACTTCGAGGGCCGCAGCACCGAGCAGGGCCGGACGGAGCTCATCGAGATCAATCCGCGGCCCGGCGGCGGCCAGATACCCAAGGCGGTCCAAGTGCTCACCGGGATGGACCCGTTCGCGGCCGTCCTCTCGATGGCGCTGGGCGAATTCACCCTGGAGCGGCCGGAGCCGCTGCGCCTGGAGCCGATGATCGGCTGGATGGACGTGGAAGCCGACGAGTACGGCACCGTCGAGGTCAGGACCACCGAGGACGAACTGCTCGCCCTGCCGGGCGTGATCGGCATAAAGCTGCTCAACGGCTTGCACGCGACCAGCGACAAGGAGAACTTCTTCCTCTCCTTCGCGGTCACCGCCGACTCGGTGTCCGAACTGCGCGCCCACGCGGCGACCGTCCTGGCGACATTGGACTACCGCGTCCTCCCGTAA
- a CDS encoding SDR family NAD(P)-dependent oxidoreductase, producing the protein MSDFAGLTAIVTGGASGIGLATANLLHSRGAQVAALDLKPEGLPDGIWGVQADITDDAQVKAAVDAVAERFGGLDVVVNNAGIGAVGDVTVNGDDEWLRVLDVNVVGMVRLARHAIPHLRRSPAAAIVNTCSIVAWAGVQQRVLYSASKGAVYALTLAMAADHVREGIRVNCVAPGSADTPWIGRSLAKTADPVAARAALDAFQPTGRLVTADEVAGAIAYLASPLSSATVGTVLAVDNGMHGLRLRPPVQT; encoded by the coding sequence TTGAGTGACTTCGCAGGACTGACCGCCATCGTCACCGGCGGCGCGTCGGGAATCGGCCTGGCCACGGCGAACCTGCTGCACAGCAGGGGAGCCCAGGTCGCCGCGCTCGACCTGAAACCGGAGGGGCTGCCCGACGGCATCTGGGGCGTGCAGGCCGACATCACCGACGACGCCCAGGTCAAGGCCGCTGTCGACGCCGTCGCCGAACGCTTCGGCGGGCTGGACGTCGTGGTGAACAATGCCGGGATCGGCGCCGTCGGGGACGTCACCGTCAACGGTGACGACGAGTGGCTGCGCGTGCTGGACGTCAACGTGGTCGGCATGGTCCGCCTCGCCCGGCACGCGATACCGCACCTGCGGCGCTCCCCCGCCGCGGCGATCGTCAACACCTGCTCGATCGTGGCGTGGGCCGGGGTGCAGCAGCGAGTGCTGTACTCGGCCAGCAAAGGCGCGGTGTACGCGCTGACGCTGGCCATGGCCGCCGATCACGTCCGGGAGGGCATCCGGGTCAACTGTGTCGCGCCGGGTTCGGCGGACACGCCGTGGATCGGCCGGTCGCTCGCGAAGACGGCGGACCCGGTGGCCGCCCGGGCCGCGCTCGACGCGTTCCAGCCGACCGGCCGGCTGGTGACCGCCGACGAGGTCGCCGGCGCCATCGCCTACCTGGCCAGCCCGTTGTCGAGCGCGACGGTCGGCACGGTGCTCGCCGTGGACAACGGCATGCACGGCCTGCGGCTGCGGCCTCCGGTGCAGACGTAG
- a CDS encoding Clp protease N-terminal domain-containing protein, producing the protein MPRIADTDPHGRYTDRARQVAQAAWREACTRGHENIGPEHYLLALLREGDEPGLIGTGALILEDSFDIPLDALRERLDAAVGRTGWPHQHGIPTTAATQRALRLASDEAARLGDERIGTEHLLLGIAAEGTSTAAQALAELGATADRIRDEIVLLGKFSRGCRMPTRSLDTATESPVEVPADIRDYDTRISELRQQKEAAVDAADYEAAGAIRTAEKQLLAQRTARARRWSANVDVVAVVTELQDLREQNQRLMGLLREHGIEPR; encoded by the coding sequence ATGCCGCGCATCGCCGACACCGACCCGCACGGGCGATACACCGACCGCGCCAGGCAGGTGGCCCAGGCGGCCTGGCGGGAAGCCTGCACCCGCGGCCACGAGAACATCGGCCCCGAGCACTACCTGCTCGCCCTGCTGCGCGAAGGCGACGAACCCGGCCTGATCGGCACTGGAGCCCTGATCCTGGAGGACTCGTTCGACATCCCCCTGGACGCACTGCGAGAACGTCTCGACGCCGCCGTGGGCAGGACCGGATGGCCGCACCAGCACGGCATACCCACCACGGCCGCTACCCAGCGAGCGTTGAGGCTGGCCAGCGACGAAGCCGCCCGCCTCGGCGACGAGCGGATCGGCACCGAGCACCTGCTGCTGGGGATCGCCGCCGAAGGCACCAGCACCGCTGCGCAGGCACTCGCCGAACTCGGCGCCACCGCAGATCGCATCCGAGACGAGATCGTCCTGCTGGGCAAGTTCTCTCGGGGATGCCGCATGCCTACCCGCAGCCTGGATACCGCCACTGAATCGCCCGTCGAAGTGCCGGCCGACATCCGTGACTACGACACGCGGATCAGCGAACTGCGGCAGCAGAAGGAAGCGGCTGTCGACGCCGCCGACTACGAGGCAGCGGGCGCGATCCGCACAGCCGAGAAGCAACTGCTGGCACAAAGAACGGCAAGGGCGAGGCGATGGTCCGCAAACGTCGATGTCGTCGCGGTGGTGACGGAGCTCCAAGATCTCC
- the pelF gene encoding GT4 family glycosyltransferase PelF: MDVALINEGTYPYVLGGVSTWCDQLVRGLTDVTWHLVTMVGTASMTPALTVPDNVASLSAVPVWGRPKAPRRRSIRAAARMCAGMLGDSPEHLVMFRDGLRELALPQRADLRQSCARCRTGLATCPRHGLVDRHPLYGLPLAELLVNAWQVAKSAGARALPPLTLRDADEAAVLIEHAVRPLAVVVPPVDLCHANANGLSSLVAMAAKWRFGVPFLMTEHGVYLRERYLSSGDQPAGVKVALLRFHRALARLAYTEADLIAPVSGFNQRWEERHGADPAKITVIPNGVDPDRFPPLTAEPDTPTISWVGRIDPLKDLPTLIRALAVVREQVPDARLHLAGPVPQGNADHARMCHDLVAQLGLSDAVTFAGPVSSSRQAFEAGHIAALSSISEGMPYTIVEAMMCERATVSTDVGGVAEMVGDAGVVVPPRDPVALGNACIELLKDQARRHDLARRGRARALDRFTLRRCLDSYQQRYQQLSGGTA, encoded by the coding sequence GTGGACGTCGCGTTGATCAATGAAGGCACGTACCCGTACGTGCTCGGCGGGGTCAGCACCTGGTGCGACCAGCTCGTCCGCGGGCTGACCGACGTTACCTGGCACCTGGTCACCATGGTCGGCACGGCGTCCATGACGCCGGCGCTGACCGTGCCCGACAACGTGGCGTCACTGTCCGCCGTACCCGTCTGGGGCCGGCCCAAGGCACCGCGCCGCCGCTCGATCAGGGCGGCGGCGCGGATGTGCGCCGGGATGCTCGGCGACTCGCCCGAACACCTGGTCATGTTCCGCGACGGCCTGCGCGAACTCGCCCTACCCCAACGAGCCGACCTGCGGCAGTCCTGCGCCAGGTGCCGGACCGGACTGGCCACGTGCCCCAGGCACGGGCTCGTCGACCGGCACCCGCTCTACGGACTGCCGCTGGCGGAACTGCTGGTCAACGCCTGGCAGGTGGCGAAAAGCGCCGGTGCGCGGGCACTGCCGCCGCTGACCCTGCGTGACGCCGACGAGGCCGCGGTCCTGATCGAACACGCCGTACGTCCCCTGGCGGTCGTCGTGCCACCGGTGGACCTGTGCCACGCCAACGCCAACGGACTGTCGTCGCTGGTGGCCATGGCCGCGAAATGGAGGTTCGGGGTGCCGTTCCTGATGACCGAGCACGGCGTCTACCTGCGCGAACGCTACCTGTCATCGGGTGACCAGCCGGCCGGGGTGAAAGTGGCGCTGCTGCGCTTCCACCGGGCACTGGCGCGCCTGGCCTACACCGAAGCCGACCTGATCGCCCCGGTCAGCGGCTTCAACCAGCGCTGGGAGGAACGCCACGGCGCCGACCCAGCCAAGATCACCGTCATTCCCAACGGCGTCGACCCCGACCGCTTCCCGCCGCTGACCGCCGAACCGGACACCCCGACGATCTCCTGGGTCGGGCGCATCGACCCGCTCAAAGACCTGCCCACGCTGATCCGGGCACTGGCCGTGGTCCGCGAGCAGGTCCCCGACGCCCGCCTGCACCTGGCCGGACCCGTGCCACAAGGCAACGCGGACCATGCCCGAATGTGCCATGACCTGGTGGCACAGCTCGGCCTGTCCGACGCCGTGACCTTCGCCGGACCGGTGTCCAGCAGCCGCCAGGCGTTCGAAGCCGGGCACATCGCGGCACTGTCCAGCATCTCCGAAGGCATGCCCTACACGATCGTGGAGGCGATGATGTGCGAACGCGCGACCGTCAGCACCGACGTCGGCGGAGTCGCCGAAATGGTAGGAGACGCCGGGGTGGTGGTCCCGCCACGCGACCCCGTCGCCCTCGGCAACGCCTGCATAGAACTGCTCAAAGACCAGGCGCGACGCCATGACCTGGCCCGGAGGGGCCGGGCACGGGCGCTGGACCGCTTCACCCTGCGCCGCTGCCTGGACTCCTACCAGCAGCGATACCAGCAACTGAGCGGCGGCACCGCATGA
- a CDS encoding [LysW]-aminoadipate kinase, with protein sequence MTTKPLIVVKCGGNPAVNAADICADIARLVHEDHSILLVHGGSGEIARLAGRLGVPQRTLVAPDSVSTRHTDPETLEVVVLALAGAVKPKLVAELSRHQVRAVGLTGMDGGMLRARRKSAVRAVVDGRTVLIRDNHSGRIAHVDTELPRTLLRAGYVPVVSPPAVDEQGHPVNVDADRAAAALAAALGADQLLLLTGAPGVLADPDDPTSVQAAVQISPTGAPDPSATGGMALKLIAAREALDGGVATVRIADGRASEPVRRALAGAGTTVHLSGAEPPNHSSHRQEVHV encoded by the coding sequence GTGACCACCAAACCGCTCATCGTCGTCAAATGCGGCGGCAATCCCGCCGTGAACGCCGCCGACATCTGCGCCGACATCGCCCGCCTCGTCCACGAGGATCATTCGATCCTGCTCGTGCACGGCGGGTCCGGCGAGATCGCACGCCTGGCCGGCAGGCTCGGCGTCCCGCAACGCACCCTCGTCGCGCCGGACAGCGTCTCCACCCGGCACACCGACCCGGAAACCCTCGAAGTGGTCGTCCTGGCCCTGGCGGGCGCGGTCAAGCCCAAGCTGGTGGCGGAGCTGTCCCGCCATCAGGTGCGCGCGGTCGGCCTCACCGGCATGGACGGCGGCATGCTCCGCGCCCGGCGGAAGTCAGCGGTCCGCGCCGTCGTCGACGGTCGTACCGTGTTGATCCGCGACAACCACAGCGGCCGGATCGCCCACGTCGACACCGAACTCCCCCGGACTCTGCTGCGCGCCGGCTACGTGCCGGTGGTCTCACCTCCGGCCGTCGACGAGCAGGGCCACCCTGTGAACGTCGACGCCGACCGCGCCGCGGCGGCACTGGCCGCGGCCCTCGGCGCCGACCAGCTGCTCCTGCTCACCGGCGCACCCGGCGTGCTCGCCGATCCCGACGACCCCACCAGCGTGCAGGCCGCGGTGCAGATATCCCCCACCGGCGCACCTGACCCGTCCGCGACCGGTGGCATGGCACTCAAACTCATCGCGGCCCGCGAAGCGCTCGACGGTGGCGTCGCGACCGTGCGCATCGCGGACGGGCGCGCCTCCGAACCGGTCAGGCGTGCCCTCGCGGGGGCCGGCACGACGGTGCACCTCTCCGGCGCGGAGCCGCCGAACCACAGCTCCCACCGACAGGAGGTCCACGTCTGA
- a CDS encoding fatty acid desaturase family protein: MGVSYWFYPVALIVIGSVQRFLAHFLHESSHKVFARNKTLNLIAGSVFSGYLIWHLHGPYRSSHVGNHHRNLGDVETDPDYRFHIECGLYDTERSDRHFFYKELVLSALGLRTLDYIRYVVNERVFTDSSKITVSVPVPLRVERAILLTQWAAIIGVCAWFGWLPQLLLFWFVPLFTTNVAIGWLAELSEHYPMPESEHRPLLLTRNRHGRFLEQFLISRHNDRYHLVHHLNTGIPHWNLGRAHRVLLQDPQYAAWDGLWAGAFTRPRSRKNKETVISYAAKYRQWRKAGGDPSVSNPTFAQLMMLAADTSSLSPAEVREPAHSV, translated from the coding sequence GTGGGGGTCTCGTACTGGTTCTATCCGGTGGCGCTGATCGTCATCGGCTCCGTACAACGCTTCCTCGCCCATTTCCTGCACGAGTCGTCGCACAAGGTGTTCGCCCGGAACAAGACGCTGAACCTGATCGCCGGTTCGGTGTTCTCGGGATATCTCATCTGGCACCTGCACGGCCCCTACCGCAGCTCGCACGTCGGCAACCACCACCGCAACCTGGGCGACGTCGAAACCGATCCCGACTACCGATTCCACATCGAGTGCGGCCTCTACGACACCGAACGCTCCGACCGGCACTTCTTCTACAAGGAGCTGGTGCTGTCCGCGCTCGGGCTGCGCACCCTCGACTACATCCGCTACGTGGTCAATGAGCGGGTCTTCACCGACAGCTCCAAGATCACCGTGTCGGTGCCGGTGCCGCTGCGCGTCGAGCGGGCGATCCTGCTCACCCAGTGGGCGGCCATCATCGGCGTGTGCGCCTGGTTCGGCTGGCTGCCGCAGCTGCTGCTGTTCTGGTTCGTCCCGCTGTTCACCACGAACGTGGCCATCGGCTGGCTCGCCGAGCTGTCCGAGCACTACCCGATGCCCGAAAGCGAGCACCGGCCGCTGCTGCTCACCCGCAACCGCCACGGCCGGTTCCTGGAGCAGTTCCTGATCAGCCGGCACAACGACCGGTACCACCTCGTCCACCACCTGAACACCGGCATCCCGCACTGGAACCTGGGCCGAGCCCACCGCGTCCTGCTGCAGGACCCGCAGTACGCCGCCTGGGACGGCCTGTGGGCCGGCGCGTTCACCCGCCCCCGCTCCCGCAAGAACAAGGAAACCGTCATCAGCTACGCCGCCAAGTACCGCCAGTGGCGCAAGGCCGGCGGGGACCCGTCCGTGTCAAACCCGACGTTCGCCCAGCTCATGATGCTCGCAGCCGATACCTCGTCCCTCTCTCCGGCGGAGGTCCGTGAACCTGCGCATTCCGTGTGA
- the rocD gene encoding ornithine--oxo-acid transaminase, whose amino-acid sequence MTVDTMSARDHMALAERWGAHDSVPFPVVLSHGEGAWIHDTEGRRYLDFHGGYSATNFGHRHPVLVAAAKAQLDRLTLSTRAFHHDHFGPFCQELAELTGTEKVLLSNSGGEAVDTAVKIARKWAYRVKGVPDGAAEVIVAGANFHGRTTTIVSFSTNAAHRAGFGPFTPGFKVVPYGDIDALRAAITDNTAAVLLESIQGEAGIIVPPKGYLAEVRDLCDDTNTLLVADEVQCGLARAGTTLAMDHEGIRADLYTLGKSLGGGLVPVSAVVGRADVLGVITPGDHGSTFGGNPLACAVGRAAVRLLATGEFQERSRELGAYLHSRLNELDGVTEVRGRGLWAGVQLDEERVAGRRVTEALAERGLLCKEARGHLRVAPPLVVTHEEIDLGVSIIADVLS is encoded by the coding sequence ATGACCGTGGACACCATGTCCGCCCGGGACCACATGGCCCTCGCGGAGCGCTGGGGCGCGCACGACTCCGTACCGTTTCCCGTGGTGCTCAGCCACGGTGAGGGCGCCTGGATACACGACACGGAGGGCCGACGTTATCTCGATTTCCACGGCGGGTACTCCGCGACCAACTTCGGCCACCGGCACCCCGTCCTCGTCGCCGCGGCGAAGGCACAGCTCGACCGGTTGACGCTGAGCACCCGGGCATTCCACCACGATCACTTCGGCCCGTTCTGCCAGGAGCTGGCCGAGCTGACGGGCACCGAGAAGGTGCTGCTGTCCAACTCCGGCGGCGAGGCCGTCGACACCGCCGTGAAGATCGCGAGGAAGTGGGCCTACCGGGTCAAGGGCGTGCCGGACGGCGCCGCCGAGGTCATCGTCGCCGGGGCGAACTTCCACGGGCGTACGACGACCATCGTCTCGTTCTCCACCAACGCCGCCCACCGGGCCGGGTTCGGTCCGTTCACGCCCGGCTTCAAGGTGGTGCCGTACGGCGACATCGACGCGCTGCGCGCGGCGATCACCGACAACACCGCGGCGGTGCTGCTGGAGTCGATCCAGGGCGAGGCCGGCATCATCGTTCCGCCGAAGGGCTACCTGGCAGAGGTCCGTGACCTGTGCGACGACACCAACACGTTGCTCGTCGCCGACGAGGTCCAGTGCGGGCTGGCCCGCGCCGGCACGACCCTGGCGATGGACCACGAGGGCATCCGGGCGGACCTGTACACCCTGGGCAAGAGCCTGGGCGGCGGGCTCGTCCCGGTGTCCGCGGTGGTCGGCCGCGCCGACGTCCTCGGCGTGATCACGCCCGGCGACCACGGCTCGACCTTCGGCGGCAACCCGCTGGCGTGTGCGGTCGGCCGGGCGGCGGTGCGGCTGCTGGCCACCGGGGAGTTCCAGGAGCGCTCCCGCGAGCTGGGCGCGTACCTGCACTCCCGCCTCAACGAGCTGGACGGCGTGACCGAGGTCCGCGGGCGCGGCCTGTGGGCCGGGGTGCAGCTCGACGAGGAGCGGGTGGCCGGGCGCCGGGTGACCGAGGCGCTGGCCGAGCGCGGCCTGCTCTGCAAGGAGGCCAGGGGACATCTGCGGGTGGCACCCCCGCTGGTCGTCACCCACGAGGAGATCGACCTCGGCGTCAGCATCATCGCCGACGTGCTCTCTTGA